The Pyruvatibacter sp. HU-CL02332 genome contains the following window.
GATCACCGGATCCGGGAATTCCATCCGCTCAAGGATAACCGGACGGTTGGGATCACACAGCGTGTCACCAGTCGTCGTGTCTTTCAGACCAGCGATAGCAACGATGTCGCCAGCAGCTGCTTCCTTGATGTCTTCACGGCTGTTGGAGTGCATAAGCAGCATACGACCAACGCGCTCACGCTTTTCTTTCACGGTGTTGAGCACCGAAGAACCAGTCTCAAGCTTGCCGGAATAGATACGGGCGAATGTGAGCGACCCAACGAATGGGTCATTCATGATCTTGAAGGCCAATGCAGCAAACGGCTCGTCATCATCTGACTTGCGATCTGTTTCTTCTTCCGTCTTGGGATCGATGCCCTTAATCGCAGGCACATCCAGCGGAGACGGCATGTAATCGACCACAGCGTCGAGAAGTGGCTGCACACCCTTGTTCTTGAAAGCCGTACCGCAAAGCACAGGCACAAAAATCTGCTCAATCGCACCCTTGCGGATCAGCGCCTTGAGGCCAGCCTCATCAGGCTCGTTGCCTTCAAGATATGCTTCCATCGCATCATCGTCAGCTTCAACAGCTGTTTCGATGAGCTTGGCGCGATATTCATCTGCCTGATCCTTCAGATCAGCAGGAATGTCTGTGTATTCGTACTCAGCACCGAGGCTCTCATCTTTCCAGATAACAGCCTGCATCTTCACCAGGTCAACAACACCCAGGAAGTCAGCTTCGATACCGATTGGCAGCTGCGTTACCAGCGGCGTCGCGCCAAGGCGATCGACGATCATGTCAACGCAACGGAAGAAGTCAGCACCCGTACGGTCCAGCTTGTTGACGAAGCACATCCGAGGAACGCTGTACTTGTCGGCCTGACGCCATACGGTTTCGGACTGAGGCTCAACACCGGCAACGCCGTCAAACACAGCAACCGCGCCATCAAGCACACGCAGCGAACGCTCAACTTCAATGGTGAAGTCCACGTGGCCGGGAGTGTCGATGATGTTGATGCGGTGATCGTTCCAGAAGCATGTCGTAGCAGCGGACGTAATCGTGATGCCGCGCTCCTGCTCCTGCTCCATCCAGTCCATGGTGGCTGCGCCATCATGAACTTCACCGATCTTATGCGAACGGCCCGTGTAATAGAGGATGCGCTCAGTAGTCGTCGTCTTACCCGCATCGATGTGAGCCATGATGCCGATATTGCGATAGTCTTGGAGCGGTGTTGTGCGCGAAGACATGAGTGAAGCCTCTAAAACCTAAAATTCAAAACGGGCAGTACGTAGAACCGGATCGCCGCAGCGAACTACCAGCGATAGTGCGAGAAGGCACGGTTGGCTTCAGCCATCCGGTGTGTGTCTTCACGCTTCTTGATTGCAGCGCCACGGTTGTTGGCTGCATCAAGCAGCTCACCAGCCAGGCGATCAGTCATTGTCTTCTCGTTGCGAGCACGAGATGCAGAAATCACCCAACGAATGGCAAGCGCACGGCGCCGCTCAGGGCGAACTTCAACGGGGACCTGGTAGGTCGCACCACCAACACGGCGGGAGCGCACTTCCACTGCAGGCATCACATTTGTGAGCGCATCGTGGAACATCTGAACCGGGTCCTGGCTCGTCTTGTCCTGCATCTGGTCGAAGGCACCGTAAACAATGCGCTCGGCAGCAGACTTCTTGCCGTCATACATCAGGCAATTCATGAACTTGGTAACAACCTCGTCGCCAAACTTGGCGTCGGGGATGACTTCGCGTTTTTCGGCGCGGTGACGTCGTGACATTTTCTAAACTCCCCGCCCTATTTCGGCCGCTTGGCGCCGTATTTCGAACGACGCTGCTTACGGTCCTTGACGCCCTGGGTATCCAGAACGCCGCGAATGATGTGATAGCGAACGCCGGGAAGGTCCTTCACACGGCCGCCGCGGATCATCACCACGGAGTGTTCCTGAAGGTTATGGCCTTCACCCGGAATGTAGCTTGTGACTTCGAAGCCGTTGTTGAGGCGCACACGAGCAACCTTACGCAGAGCCGAGTTCGGCTTCTTTGGGGTCGTCGTATAGACACGGGTGCACACGCCACGCTTCTGCGGGCAGGCTTCCATGGCTGGCACCTTGGTCCGCTTGATCTGCGGCTGGCGCGGCTTGCGGATGAGCTGGTTAATCGTCGGCATAAGAGCTTTTCGACGCCTTCTCTGACTTACAGCCCACTTGCATGGGCCCTTGAACCAAATCCCCGCCGAAATCGGCCGGGAAAACCTGTTTTTTGAAGAAAACCTTAAAACACGTCGTCCGAATGCGAGTCGGCGCGCCTCGCCGGTTCCACCTGCTCAATGCAGATGATCCAGCGGCACGCCAAATTGGACCAGTCGGACAAATCCCGAAAGGTCCAAAAAACGCAGAGGAACCAGAGGGTTAGCCCCAGTTCTTGCTCCGGTAGAGTGCTCTTTGGCTTTCTTTGACAACGTTTAGGCTGGGGCTTGAGCCACCTGAATCGCCTACTGCTTGCCTCAAAAGTTGGCGGAAACTAACTATCCACCCCCTGCACGTCAAGGCCGATGTCGCAGAATTTGGCGGGAAATCCCGAACTTATCTGCATATCAGCCAATCCCGCCTCACAAAGGCGGAAAACTGGGGCTGCCGGGCAGATCCCGGCAGCCCCAATGTTGTTTTAGGCGACCTCGTCTGCCTCTTCGCCCTCGCCCTCTTCAATGGCGGGAGCAACAACGCCGCGGCTGTCCATGATCGTCTCATCGCGACCAGCAGCTTCGTTCTTGAGGCGGTTGAGGAGCGCGCCTGTGCCGGCCGGGATAAGCCGACCCACAATGACGTTTTCCTTCAGGCCAATCAGGTGGTCCTGCTTACCGTTCACGGAAGCATCCGTGAGAACACGGGTAGTTTCCTGGAACGACGCAGCTGAGATGAACGACCGTGTCTGCAGCGACGCCTTGGTGATGCCCAGCAGAACCGGGTTTGCCTCAGCAGGCGTGCCGCCTTCAGCGATCACCTTCTCGTTGATCTCGTCAAATTCGACGCGATCAAGCTGTTCTGCTTTCAGCAGCGGTGTCGTGCCGGCATCCGTGACTTCAACTTTTTGCAGCATCTGGCGAACAATCACCTCGATGTGCTTGTCGTTGATGTTCACGCCCTGCAGTCGATAGACCTCCTGAATTTCATTGACGAGGTAGCGAGCAAGCTCCTCGACGCCTGAAACGGCCAGAATGTCATGCGGCGCTGGGTTGCCATCAAGCAGGTACTCGCCCTTTTCAATGAAGTCACCTTCACGAACGGTGAGGTGCTTGCCCTTCGGAATGAGATATTCCGTCGGCTCTTCACTCTCATCCTTGGGACGAACAACAATCCGGCGCTTGTTCTTGTAGTCGCGGCCAAACTCAACGACGCCATCAGCTTCTGCGATGACGGCATTGTCCTTGGGACGACGTGCTTCGAACAGTTCAGCCACACGTGGCAGACCACCCGTGATGTCACGGGTCTTTGCACCTTCCGTTGGAATACGTGCAACCACGTCACCAGCATGGATCTCCGCACCGTCTTCAACGGACAGAATGGCATCCACAGCGAGCAGGTAGCGGGCTTCGTTGCCATTGGCGAGCTTCAGCACCTGGCCATTTTTGCCCTTGACCACAATCGCCGGCTTGAGATCGGCAGACCGCGTAGACGCACGCCAGTCGATCACAACCTTGGATGAGATACCTGTTGCTTCATCCGCTACTTCACGGATGGTCACCCCTTCGATCACATCTTCGAAGCCGATGATGCCATCACGTTCCGTGAGGATTGGCAGGGTATACGGGTCCCACTCAGCCATACGCTGACCGCGATCCACCGTGTCACCATCCTTCACACGCAGGCGTGTGCCGTAGGACAGACGGTGTGTTGCGAGTTCGATACCTTCAGCATCAGACACCACAAGCTGCGAAGAGCGGCCCATGACGATGACATTGCCAGAGGAGTCCGTCACAAGTTCCGGGTTAGCGATTGTCACTGTACCGGCATGGTTGGATTCAATGAATGATGAATCCACCACCTGCGCCGTACCACCAATATGGAAGGTACGCATGGTCAACTGCGTGCCGGGCTCACCGATAGACTGAGCTGCAATTACGCCGATTGCTTCACCCATGTTCACCGGTGTACCGCGAGCAAGGTCACGGCCGTAGCACTTACCGCACACACCGCCGCGCGTTTCGCACGTCAGCACAGAGCGGATCAGCACCTGCTGGATACCGGCTTCTTCAACCGCATCAGCAAGAGGCTCAGTGATCTCTTCGCCCTTGGGCACGATCACGTCACCCGTAGACGGGTGAACAATGTCGTTGGCAGGCGTACGGCCAAGGATCCGGCTGCCAAGAGAGGCAAGCACTTCACCACTATCAAGCACCGCACCAACGGTCAGACCATCTTCAGAACCACAATCAGGTTCCGTGATGATGCAGTCCTGTGCCACGTCAACAAGACGACGGGTCAGGTAACCGGAGTTAGCAGTCTTAAGAGCCGTATCAGCCAGACCCTTACGGGCACCGTGGGTTGAGTTGAAGTACTCAAGCACGGTCAGGCCTTCTTTAAAGTTCGAGATAATCGGCGTTTCAATGATCTCGCCTGACGGCTTGGCCATAAGGCCACGCATACCGGCAAGCTGCTTCATCTGCGCGGGCGAACCACGGGCGCCTGAATGGGACATCATGTAGATCGAGTTGATGTCCTTGGTGCGGTTGGTTTCCTCGTCGATCTGGACAGATGAAATCTTGCCCATCATCTCTTCGGCAACCTTGTCTGTGCACTTGGCCCAGGCATCCACAACCTTGTTGTACTTTTCGCCCTGCGTGATCAGACCGTCGATGTACTGCTGCTCATACTCATTCGCGAGTGTGCGCGTTTCATCAACAAGACCGGTCTTCGTTTCCGGCACCACCATGTCGTCCTTGCCGAACGAAATGCCGGCACGGCAGGCACGGGCAAAGCCGAGACCCATGATGCGGTCACAGAAGATGACCGTCTCTTTCTGGCCTGTGTGACGATACACAACGTCGATGACGCCGGAGATCGCCTTCTTGGTCAGAAGCTGGTTCACAAGGTCATAGGGCACGTTCGGGTTACGCGGCAGTAGATCACCAACCAGCATACGACCAGGTGTCGTATCCACGATCATGGTGACGTCGTCGCCATTCTCGTCCTTGGTGATCCAGCGTGCCTTTACCTTGGCGTGCAGAGTAACGGAGCCCGCATCAAGTGCATGCTCGATCTCTTTCACGTCAGAGAAGACCATGCCCTCGCCCGGCTCGTTTTCTTTTTCGAGCGACAGGTAGTAGAGGCCAAGAACAATATCCTGCGACGGCACAATGATGGGGGTGCCATCAGCCGGGTGCAGAATGTTGTTTGTGGACATCATCAGCACACGTGCTTCGAGCTGGGCTTCAAGCGACAGCGGCACGTGAACGGCCATCTGGTCACCATCAAAGTCAGCATTGAACGCAGCACAGACCAGCGGGTGAAGCTGGATGGCCTTACCTTCGATCAGTGTTGGTTCGAAAGCCTGAATGCCAAGACGGTGAAGTGTCGGCGCACGGTTGAGCATTACCGGATGTTCGCGGATCACCTCTTCGAGGATGTCCCACACTTCCGGCTTTTCTTTTTCAACCAGTTTCTTCGCCTGCTTGATCGTCGCCGCAAGGCCCTTGGCTTCAAGGCGCGAGTAGATAAACGGCTTGAACAGTTCAAGCGCCATCTTCTTGGGCAGACCACACTGATGCAGCTTAAGCTCGGGACCCACCACGATGACCGAACGGCCAGAGTAGTCCACGCGCTTGCCGAGCAGGTTCTGACGGAAACGGCCCTGCTTGCCCTTGAGCATGTCGGAGAGTGACTTCAGCGGACGCTTGTTGGCACCGGTGATGACGCGGCCACGGCGACCATTGTCAAACAGGGCATCAACAGCTTCCTGCAGCATGCGCTTTTCGTTCCGGATGATGATGTCCGGTGCACGCAGCTCCATCAAACGCTTCAAACGGTTGTTCCGGTTGATCACGCGACGGTAGAGGTCATTGAGGTCAGAGGTCGCAAAGCGGCCCCCATCAAGTGGCACCAGCGGACGCAGTTCCGGTGGGATGACCGGAACAACAGTCATGATCATCCACTCAGGACGGTTGCCGGATTCCATGAAGGCTTCAACAACCTTCAGGCGCTTGGCCAGCTTCTTGGGCTTGAGCTCAGTGGTTGCTTCGGCGATCTCGACGCGCAGCTCAGCAGCGGTCTTTTCAAGATCAAGCGTCATCAGCATGTCGCGGATGGCTTCAGCGCCGATGCCCGCGGTAAATGCGTCTTCGCCGAACTCGTCCTGCGCGTCAGCGTATTCTTCTTCCGTCAGAAGCTGGTGCAGCTTCAACGGTGTCAGGCCTGGCTCAGTGACGATGTAGCTTTCAAAGTAGAGCACGCGCTCCAGATCCTTGAGCGCCATATCCAGCAGAAGGCCGATGCGCGATGGCAGGGACTTCAGGAACCAGATGTGAGCAACAGGAGCTGCAAGCTCAATGTGGCCCATGCGCTCACGCCGGACCTTTGAGAGCGTTACTTCAACACCGCACTTTTCGCAGATGATGCCTTTGTACTTCATCCGCTTGTACTTGCCGCACAGGCACTCATAGTCCTTGATCGGACCAAAGATGCGCGCACAGAACAGACCGTCACGCTCAGGCTTGAACGTACGGTAGTTGATCGTTTCGGGCTTCTTCACCTCGCCAAACGACCACGACAGGATCTTCTCGGGAGAGGAGATCGAAATCTTGATCGCATCAAACGTCTCAGCGACGCCTGAGGGGTTGAAGATATTGCTGAGGACTTCCTGGTTCATGAACCGCCTCTTAGGGGTGCCCCTGCCCGCCTGATGTTCAGCCGGTCCAGGGTAGGACTACAAAAAATGATTTGGCGGTTCGGACCCGCTTAGGTCCGAACCGCAAGTCGCTATCGCCTATGTACTTGTGGTCTGCAGCTCGACGTTCAGGCCGAGTGACCGCATCTCCTTAACAAGCACGTTGAAGCTTTCGGGAATGCCCGCTTCGAATGTGTCGTCGCCACGCACGATGGCTTCGTACACCTTGGTACGGCCAGCAACGTCATCCGACTTCACAGTGAGCATTTCCTGGAGCGTGTATGCAGCGCCATAGGCCTGCAGTGCCCATACTTCCATTTCACCGAAGCGCTGGCCGCCGAACTGCGCCTTACCACCCAGCGGCTGCTGCGTAACAAGCGAGTACGGTCCGATCGACCGGGCGTGGATCTTGTCATCCACAAGGTGATGCAGCTTCAGCATGTAGATGTAGCCAACCGTTACCGGACGGTCGAACTGTTCACCTGTACGACCATCATACAAAGTTGACTGACCTGACCCGTCGAGACCGGCTTTTTCAAGCATGTCCACAACATCGCCTTCATGCGCGCCATCAAACACTGGCGTTGCAATCGGAACACCCTTTTGCAGGTTGGTGCCAAGCTCAATCAGACCATTGTCATCAAGCTCATCCAATGTCGGCTCATCGCCATACACATTCTCAAGCGTCTTCTTGAGTTCAATGAGCTTGCCTTCAGCCTTGTAGGCCTCAAGTGCATCACCAATCATCTTGCCAAGGCCGGCACTGGCCCACCCCATATGGGTTTCCAGAATCTGGCCCACATTCATGCGGCTCGGCACACCCAGCGGGTTCAGCACGATGTCCACATGGGTACCATCTTCCAGATACGGCATGTCTTCGATCGGGTT
Protein-coding sequences here:
- the fusA gene encoding elongation factor G — its product is MSSRTTPLQDYRNIGIMAHIDAGKTTTTERILYYTGRSHKIGEVHDGAATMDWMEQEQERGITITSAATTCFWNDHRINIIDTPGHVDFTIEVERSLRVLDGAVAVFDGVAGVEPQSETVWRQADKYSVPRMCFVNKLDRTGADFFRCVDMIVDRLGATPLVTQLPIGIEADFLGVVDLVKMQAVIWKDESLGAEYEYTDIPADLKDQADEYRAKLIETAVEADDDAMEAYLEGNEPDEAGLKALIRKGAIEQIFVPVLCGTAFKNKGVQPLLDAVVDYMPSPLDVPAIKGIDPKTEEETDRKSDDDEPFAALAFKIMNDPFVGSLTFARIYSGKLETGSSVLNTVKEKRERVGRMLLMHSNSREDIKEAAAGDIVAIAGLKDTTTGDTLCDPNRPVILERMEFPDPVIEVAVEPKTKADQEKMGLALARLAQEDPSFRVMSDEESGQTVIKGMGELHLDILVDRMKREFKVEANVGAPQVAYRETITKQATVDYTHKKQTGGSGQFARVKLEFAPCEPGEGFEFESKIVGGSVPKEYIPGVQKGIESVRENGMLAGFPMLDFKVRLIDGAYHDVDSSIMAFEIAARAAFREAGDELGVVLLEPVMNVEVVTPEDYMGDVIGDLNSRRGQISGTEARGNATVISAMVPLANMFGYVNTLRSMSQGRAQYSMQFDHYEQVPHAVSEEVRAKLA
- the rpsG gene encoding 30S ribosomal protein S7, with protein sequence MSRRHRAEKREVIPDAKFGDEVVTKFMNCLMYDGKKSAAERIVYGAFDQMQDKTSQDPVQMFHDALTNVMPAVEVRSRRVGGATYQVPVEVRPERRRALAIRWVISASRARNEKTMTDRLAGELLDAANNRGAAIKKREDTHRMAEANRAFSHYRW
- the rpsL gene encoding 30S ribosomal protein S12 translates to MPTINQLIRKPRQPQIKRTKVPAMEACPQKRGVCTRVYTTTPKKPNSALRKVARVRLNNGFEVTSYIPGEGHNLQEHSVVMIRGGRVKDLPGVRYHIIRGVLDTQGVKDRKQRRSKYGAKRPK